One region of Syngnathus scovelli strain Florida chromosome 15, RoL_Ssco_1.2, whole genome shotgun sequence genomic DNA includes:
- the LOC125982401 gene encoding hepatitis A virus cellular receptor 1 homolog, translating to MLLLLRFSVITYVAAVWAGPAETVVGVAGRRVALPCRVAAAKRGDVHVCWGRGQPAVFSCHNMLLNAAGARVTYKSSFRYSLSSTPSGPPALSIYNVRSSDSGLYHCRVQLPGLFNDKTFSVFLIVIKGDGNLNAPPTTQGGSLEAGTGSDVTQILWDSTVDDTTGPAVARVQGPVRRQDGNNLPMFLGNTIRMAFIVFIPAVILTAAYKMWRSNRKAAIDGNTGDTQSEAAEDDVAL from the exons ATGCTGCTGCTTCTCCGGTTCTCCGTCATCACCTATGTCGCCGCAG TGTGGGCGGGTCCGGCGGAGACGGTGGTGGGCGTGGCCGGGCGGAGGGTGGCCTTGCCGTGCCGAGTGGCGGCGGCCAAGCGGGGAGACGTGCACGTCTgctgggggcggggccagccgGCTGTCTTCTCCTGCCACAACATGCTGCTCAACGCGGCGGGCGCGCGGGTCACGTACAAGAGCTCGTTCAG GTACTCGTTGTCATCCACCCCAAGCGGGCCGCCCGCTCTCTCCATCTATAACGTGCGTTCTTCTGACTCGGGCCTGTACCACTGCCGGGTTCAGCTGCCGGGACTCTTCAACGACAAAACCTTCTCCGTGTTCCTCATCGTCATTAAAG GTGACGGGAACCTGAACGCACCGCCGACTACCCAAGGTGGAAGTTTGGAAGCAGGGACAGGAAGTGATGTCACGCAGATATTGTGGGACAGCACGGTCGACGACACAACCGGACCGGCGGTTGCCCGTGTTCAG GGGCCCGTTCGGAGACAAGATGGCAACAATCTGCCCATGTTCCTCGGAAACACAATCAGGATGGCTTTCATCGTCTTCATTCCGGCTGTGATACTGACTGCGGCCTACA AAATGTGGAGGTCCAATCGGAAAGCAGCGATTGACGGTAACACCGGTGACACCCAATCAGAAGCGGCGGAGGACGACGTGGCTCTCTAG
- the LOC125982346 gene encoding alpha-1A adrenergic receptor: MSLWTNSSLEPLVGSQAPPADSNATGNRSKHAPPELSRAVPVGMVLASFIAFAIVGNLLVILSVVCNRHLRTPTNYFIINLAIADLLLSTTVLPVSATLEILDYWVFGRIFCDIWAAVDVLCCTASIMSLCVISIDRYVGVRYPLQYPVIVTEQRALLAMLGVWILAIVISIGPLLGWKQPPSQDDTDCVITEEPFYALFSSLGSFYIPLAVILAMYCRVYVVAKRTTKNLEAGVMKERQQDSNELTLRIHCRNQQIQDLCKAGSGGASSTGRSNLTVKLLKFSREKKAAKTLGVVVGMFILCWLPFFLALPISSFNKNLRPPKTFFKVIFWLGYFNSCLNPIIYPCYSREFKQAFIRILRCRWKRKRQGWQAYYNYRCQQGSNNSSYLNGSQQTLSSISHSPRCVAPKPQPWSSNTGRNLLPGSDERAPRSGPVSPLVTEAGGRDRGVKKQ, encoded by the exons ATGAGCTTGTGGACGAACAGCTCCTTGGAGCCTTTAGTCGGCTCGCAGGCGCCTCCGGCGGACTCGAACGCCACGGGCAACCGCAGCAAGCACGCCCCGCCGGAATTGAGCCGGGCCGTGCCGGTGGGTATGGTGCTGGCTTCGTTCATCGCTTTCGCCATCGTGGGCAACCTGCTGGTCATCTTGTCGGTGGTATGCAACCGCCACCTGCGCACGCCCACCAACTACTTCATCATCAATCTGGCCATTGCCGATCTGCTACTCAGCACCACCGTGCTCCCCGTGTCCGCCACGCTCGAG ATTCTGGACTACTGGGTCTTCGGCCGCATCTTCTGTGACATTTGGGCGGCGGTGGACGTCCTGTGCtgcacggcgtccatcatgtctCTCTGCGTTATCTCCATCGACCGTTACGTCGGCGTGCGCTACCCGCTGCAGTACCCGGTCATCGTGACGGAGCAGCGTGCTCTTCTCGCCATGCTGGGCGTTTGGATCCTGGCCATCGTCATCTCCATCGGGCCGCTCCTCGGATGGAAGCAGCCGCCGTCGCAG GATGACACAGATTGCGTGATCACCGAGGAGCCTTTCTACGCCCTCTTCTCCTCGCTGGGTTCCTTCTACATCCCGCTGGCTGTCATCCTAGCTATGTACTGTCGCGTCTACGTGGTAGCAAAGCGCACCACGAAGAACCTGGAAGCTGGCGTGATGAAGGAACGGCAGCAAGACTCCAATGAGCTGACTCTCAGGATCCACTGCCGCAATCAGCAGATCCAGGATTTGTGCAAGGCCGGAAGCGGAGGAGCAAGCTCCACCGGACGCAGCAATCTGACCGTCAAGCTGCTCAAGTTCTCCAGGGAGAAGAAAGCTGCCAAGACGCTAGGCGTGGTGGTGGGGATGTTCATCTTGTGCTGGCTGCCCTTCTTCCTGGCCCTTCCTATCA GCTCTTTTAACAAAAATCTGCGTCCACCCAAAACCTTCTTTAAGGTGATTTTCTGGCTTGGCTACTTCAACAGTTGCTTGAACCCCATCATCTACCCCTGCTACAGTCGTGAGTTTAAGCAG GCCTTCATCCGGATCCTCCGCTGCCGGTGGAAGCGGAAGCGCCAGGGGTGGCAAGCGTACTACAACTACCGCTGCCAGCAAGGCTCCAACAACTCGTCCTACCTGAATGGCAGCCAGCAGACGTTGTCCTCCATCAGCCACAGCCCGCGATGCGTCGCCCCCAAACCGCAACCTTGGTCCTCCAACACCGGCCGTAACCTCCTCCCTGGATCGGACGAACGGGCGCCGCGGTCGGGCCCGGTTTCTCCGCTTGTCACGGAAGCTGGTGGACGAGACAGGGGTGTGAAAAAGCAGTAA
- the LOC125982382 gene encoding hepatitis A virus cellular receptor 1 homolog isoform X1, whose translation MIILMILAGTAKKMRTRFIAVLFCCLLTVCDSESKSKSSIVGQNVTLTCKYDIRKHGPVDACWGRGNVPFTGCKDQIVATNGSTVTQQSSKYKLLGQLKNGDVSLTILNVTKEDAGKYGCRVMVPGLFNDEKHDFQLIIKDAPQTTTLKTVTYAKSISTPSATKTPNQTVQMTSSEGLQTSSSSISFKTEKRDVPAWGVATGVLFGLILLGAAIIIIIISRRKQRRNKIHQQHPSVHSVHFSSTLSSSHHEAAAADNIYQMDTNEYDTIYPAASTTYALPLRRDLR comes from the exons ATGATCATATTGATGATTCTGGCCGGGACCGCCAAGAAAATGAGGACACGGTTCATTGCAGTGCTCTTCTGTTGCCTCCTCACAG TCTGTGACTCcgagtccaagtccaagtcatCCATCGTAGGTCAGAACGTCACGCTGACATGCAAGTATGACATACGCAAACACGGACCTGTGGATGCCTGCTGGGGACGGGGAAATGTACCGTTCACGGGCTGCAAAGACCAGATTGTTGCGACCAACGGGTCGACAGTGACTCAACAGAGCAGCAAGTACAAGCTTCTGGGCCAGCTGAAGAACGGGGACGTTTCACTGACCATCCTGAACGTGACGAAGGAGGACGCTGGAAAGTACGGCTGTCGGGTGATGGTCCCTGGTCTCTTCAATGATGAGAAACACGACTTCCAGCTGATCATAAAAGATG ccCCTCAAACGACAACTTTAAAGACTGTCACGTATGCGAAGAGCATCAGCACACCATCTGCAACAAAAACTCCAAATCAGA CTGTTCAGATGACCTCCTCAGAAGGTCTCCAAACTTCCTCCTCTTCAATCAGCTTCAAAACCGAG AAGCGTGATGTCCCAGCGTGGGGAGTTGCCACGGGTGTCCTCTTTGGGCTGATTCTTCTTGGTGCtgctatcatcatcattattatca GCAGAAGAAAGCAGCGCCGCAACAAAAT TCATCAgcagcatccgtccgtccattcgGTGCACTTCAGCTCTACGTTGTCGTCTTCCCACCACGAAGCTGCGGCCGCAGACAACATCTACCAGATGGACACAAACGAATATGACACTATTTACCCTGCGGCTTCCACCACCTATGCATTGCCATTGCGGCGAGATCTCAGATGA
- the LOC125982431 gene encoding histone H2B 8 produces MPAEPAKAGKKGSKKAVIKATKPKKGRRKTRRESYSIYVYKVLKQVHPDTGISSKAMSIMNSFVTDIFERIAGEASRLALYNKRSTISSREIQTAVRLLLPGELAKHAVSEGTKAVTKYTSSK; encoded by the coding sequence ATGCCAGCAGAACCAGCCAAGGCCGGTAAGAAGGGCTCCAAGAAAGCCGTCATCAAGGCTACCAAACCCAAGAAGGGAAGACGTAAGACCAGGAGGGAGAGCTACTCCATCTACGTTTACAAGGTACTCAAACAGGTCCACCCCGACACCGGAATCTCATCCAAGGCTATGAGCATCATGAACTCCTTCGTCACCGACATCTTCGAGCGCATCGCCGGTGAGGCTTCACGTCTGGCGCTTTACAACAAGCGCTCCACCATCTCCTCCAGGGAGATCCAGACAGCTGTCCGCCTGCTCCTCCCCGGAGAGCTGGCTAAACACGCTGTGTCTGAAGGAACCAAGGCTGTGACCAAGTACACCAGCTCCAAGTAA
- the LOC125982382 gene encoding hepatitis A virus cellular receptor 1 homolog isoform X2, with translation MIILMILAGTAKKMRTRFIAVLFCCLLTVCDSESKSKSSIVGQNVTLTCKYDIRKHGPVDACWGRGNVPFTGCKDQIVATNGSTVTQQSSKYKLLGQLKNGDVSLTILNVTKEDAGKYGCRVMVPGLFNDEKHDFQLIIKDAPQTTTLKTVTYAKSISTPSATKTPNQTVQMTSSEGLQTSSSSISFKTERDVPAWGVATGVLFGLILLGAAIIIIIISRRKQRRNKIHQQHPSVHSVHFSSTLSSSHHEAAAADNIYQMDTNEYDTIYPAASTTYALPLRRDLR, from the exons ATGATCATATTGATGATTCTGGCCGGGACCGCCAAGAAAATGAGGACACGGTTCATTGCAGTGCTCTTCTGTTGCCTCCTCACAG TCTGTGACTCcgagtccaagtccaagtcatCCATCGTAGGTCAGAACGTCACGCTGACATGCAAGTATGACATACGCAAACACGGACCTGTGGATGCCTGCTGGGGACGGGGAAATGTACCGTTCACGGGCTGCAAAGACCAGATTGTTGCGACCAACGGGTCGACAGTGACTCAACAGAGCAGCAAGTACAAGCTTCTGGGCCAGCTGAAGAACGGGGACGTTTCACTGACCATCCTGAACGTGACGAAGGAGGACGCTGGAAAGTACGGCTGTCGGGTGATGGTCCCTGGTCTCTTCAATGATGAGAAACACGACTTCCAGCTGATCATAAAAGATG ccCCTCAAACGACAACTTTAAAGACTGTCACGTATGCGAAGAGCATCAGCACACCATCTGCAACAAAAACTCCAAATCAGA CTGTTCAGATGACCTCCTCAGAAGGTCTCCAAACTTCCTCCTCTTCAATCAGCTTCAAAACCGAG CGTGATGTCCCAGCGTGGGGAGTTGCCACGGGTGTCCTCTTTGGGCTGATTCTTCTTGGTGCtgctatcatcatcattattatca GCAGAAGAAAGCAGCGCCGCAACAAAAT TCATCAgcagcatccgtccgtccattcgGTGCACTTCAGCTCTACGTTGTCGTCTTCCCACCACGAAGCTGCGGCCGCAGACAACATCTACCAGATGGACACAAACGAATATGACACTATTTACCCTGCGGCTTCCACCACCTATGCATTGCCATTGCGGCGAGATCTCAGATGA
- the LOC125982432 gene encoding histone H2B 8-like, with translation MPAEPAKAGKKGSKKAVVKATKAKKGRRKTRRESYSIYVYKVLKQVHPDTGISSKAMSIMNSFVTDIFERIAGEASRLALYNKRSTISSREIQTAVRLLLPGELAKHAVSEGTKAVTKYTSSK, from the coding sequence ATGCCAGCAGAACCAGCCAAGGCCGGTAAGAAGGGCTCCAAGAAAGCCGTCGTCAAGGCTACCAAAGCCAAGAAGGGAAGACGTAAGACCAGGAGGGAGAGCTACTCCATCTACGTGTACAAGGTACTCAAACAGGTCCACCCCGACACTGGAATCTCATCCAAGGCTATGAGCATCATGAACTCCTTCGTCACCGACATCTTCGAGCGCATCGCCGGTGAGGCTTCACGTCTGGCGCTTTACAACAAGCGCTCCACCATCTCCTCCAGGGAGATCCAGACAGCTGTCCGCCTGCTCCTCCCCGGAGAGCTGGCTAAACACGCTGTGTCTGAGGGAACCAAGGCTGTGACCAAGTACACCAGCTCCAAGTAA